The Mercurialis annua linkage group LG2, ddMerAnnu1.2, whole genome shotgun sequence genome contains a region encoding:
- the LOC130015040 gene encoding extensin-like — MYLTGRHIWRARVPMIYYHIVEWHQPDRVLQQFGLQQPIPLPAMQDRRLHNIQYQGSYNFDELLSDYIQIWNNRAAYVVQGYQLQRPPHYHSAYMEWFRSRSRRWITHEGAAAGQSRDTFEMIALQREARASRIGTAARSSQLAYGEERRDVTLPPPEPAVPAYVLPPLPPLTIDLAHIRGARRRQPRVAPPRERPADPIPPPVYFHFDPTATTDRRGEYYGPTQYYGSTSTSASQPPWHQTYFPQGPQVSSYQVPPSSMPFFEPSYGQTAYTTSLGTPPASQFQQATPPASQFRQATPPASPFQQTTPPPFAASDQYYRPAPYTDAQPFTSFDQCYRPTMPSDDQPSTSHSRPSSSHQAQDPSQLHFTLSESWLFGPEIGSEAYEELLSRPDLTPPSFRLLPPTQEETGTAPPASDVQHSAQDEDASDSGESPPVPRQFHSITDSSRHRRETHGLRVQRPRTRRYED, encoded by the exons ATGTACCTGACAGGGCGACATATTTGGCGTGCCCGAGTACCAATGATCTACTATCACATCGTGGAGTGGCACCAGCCGGATAGGGTTCTGCAGCAGTTCGGCTTACAGCAGCCCATTCCCCTGCCTGCTATGCAAGATCGGCGCCTTCATAACATCCAGTATCAGGGGAGCTACAACTTTGATGAACTGCTCTCAGATTACATTCAGATTTGGAACAACAGAGCGGCTTACGTTGTTCAGGGTTACCAGCTCCAGCGTCCACCTCACTACCATTCAGCGTATATGGAGTGGTTTCGGAGCCGCAGCCGGCGTTGGATTACCCATGAGGGCGCAGCGGCCGGACAGAGT CGCGACACTTTCGAGATGATCGCCCTTCAGAGAGAGGCGCGTGCGTCTAGGATTGGGACTGCTGCACGCAGTTCTCAATTAGCTTACGGAGAGGAGCGCCGTGACGTCACACTGCCCCCACCAGAGCCAGCAGTTCCGGCTTACGTACTACCTCCTCTTCCTCCCCTGACCATCGATCTAGCTCACATCAGGGGAGCGCGTAGACGGCAGCCTAGAGTCGCCCCGCCTCGCGAGCGCCCGGCAGACCCTATCCCCCCACCGGTCTACTTCCACTTCGATCCTACAGCCACTACAGACAGACGGGGGGAGTACTATGGCCCGACTCAGTACTACGGTTCCACTTCCACTTCAGCATCACAGCCTCCGTGGCATCAGACCTATTTCCCACAG GGACCCCAGGTATCATCGTATCAGGTCCCGCCTTCGTCGATGCCGTTTTTTGAGCCGTCGTACGGACAGACAGCATATACCACTTCTCTGGGCACACCACCGGCGTCTCAGTTCCAGCAGGCCACACCACCGGCGTCTCAGTTCCGGCAGGCCACACCACCGGCGTCTCCGTTTCAGCAGACCACACCACCGCCGTTTGCTGCATCAGATCAGTATTACCGTCCAGCGCCATATACAGATGCTCAACCGTTCACGTCTTTCGATCAGTGTTACCGTCCCACGATGCCTTCGGATGATCAGCCGTCGACGTCACATTCGCGGCCATCTTCTTCTCACCAGGCCCAGGATCCATCACAGCTACATTTTACACTATCAGAGTCATGGTTATTCGGTCCGGAGATCGGTTCAGAGGCGTACGAGGAGCTTTTATCACGACCGGATCTCACACCTCCATCTTTTAGACTTCTACCGCCCACACAGGAGGAGACCGGTACTGCACCACCAGCATCAGACGTTCAGCATTCAGCTCAGGACGAGGACGCCTCCGACAGCGGCGAGAGCCCTCCCGTACCCAGACAGTTTCACTCGATCACAGACAGCTCGCGGCACCGACGAGAGACTCATGGTTTGAGGGTACAGAGACCGAGGACTCGTAGATATGAGGATTAG